In Primulina eburnea isolate SZY01 chromosome 3, ASM2296580v1, whole genome shotgun sequence, one DNA window encodes the following:
- the LOC140828362 gene encoding uncharacterized protein — MASTLFSTFRYSDSLTVVGISICTALVCEAISWLLIYRTSSYKSLKSTIDKASKKLETMKTSDATSSVSSNLIKKSPRTKKIDRVETSLKESSRDLSLFKFKSGAVVALVLFMVFGLLNSLFEGKVVAKIPFVPIKLVQKMSHRGLLGNDMTDCSMAFLYLLCSISIRTNLQKFLGFSPPRGAAGAGLFPIPDPKSS, encoded by the coding sequence ATGGCGTCAACCCTATTCTCCACCTTCAGATACTCTGACAGCCTCACGGTGGTCGGGATCTCGATCTGCACCGCACTTGTATGCGAAGCCATCTCATGGCTACTCATCTACCGTACTTCCTCCTACAAATCCCTCAAATCCACGATCGACAAAGCGTCCAAGAAACTCGAGACTATGAAAACATCCGACGCCACTTCTTCGGTCTCCTCAAATCTCATCAAAAAATCACCCAGAACCAAAAAAATCGATCGAGTCGAGACGTCATTGAAGGAATCGAGCCGCGATTTGTCCTTGTTTAAGTTCAAATCGGGCGCGGTCGTGGCCCTGGTCTTGTTCATGGTTTTCGGGTTGCTGAACAGTTTGTTCGAGGGCAAAGTTGTGGCCAAAATCCCCTTTGTTCCGATAAAATTGGTTCAGAAGATGAGCCACAGGGGATTGTTGGGGAATGATATGACGGATTGTTCGATGGCGTTTTTGTATCTGTTGTGTTCGATCAGCATAAGGACGAATCTGCAGAAGTTTTTGGGCTTTTCTCCGCCGCGAGGGGCTGCCGGCGCTGGACTCTTCCCAATACCCGATCCCAAATCGAGCTGA